A stretch of the Mycolicibacterium celeriflavum genome encodes the following:
- a CDS encoding AAA family ATPase, whose protein sequence is MCASIRLIFCIVPAPEEPSVAEILAGSPPSTASLSLPSARSHEVSGEAGRLCHATVAAAAAGRFRPISGGHMTSTLADEGPSGAVADARLKDFVLARADEDADLDEEARLVVLAALEGPGDLSEVLGEGATRTELVDALTTPTGVAAEPAGAYLTSITVEGFRGIGRQTRLPLKPGPGLTVVAGRNGSGKSTLAEGLELALTGTNSRWKNKPAIWSQDWRNLHSGDTSQIRVGLAEEGAGAAVIGVDWPSGDVPVSECERWVQRAGKKQEDIATLGWETALEMYRPLLSYDELSGILEGSPSAFYDQLYKLLGLEQLNDAITRLDVEVKQLRQPAADVRKARDALKPKLESHEDPRAASALAHVRKTKPDLDAVRPLITEGTDAAVPQAWLRAERLTAREPNDIALKCDALRSAAESERQEMERSDALAADRAKLLEMGLGFHEHFGDQKCPVCGHGILDESWAVAARAALEQDQEAAQALTAARAATAQARSAVMAAVREVAAPPPADAELTTLGAARKAYDAFVKLPADGEAALADHVSATLGPLRQTYATLRQEAAQLIQLRADAWGPIALELAEWVRKAERAAEAAPKLKVADEALKWLQRNAGVLRNERIAPLADEAKRIWAALRQESNVDLGEIRLEGQNTSRRVVLKADVDGSDTDAFGVMSQGELQALSLAIFIPRATSSSSPFRFLVLDDPIQAMDPSKIDGFLEVLVRLAETRQVVVFTHDDRLPSAIRVSRAPARIVELTRGANSVVSVTESTRPADRLLDDAFAIAVDEAVPDDIKKKAVPVLCREAVEATAWDVYSSRLLTEGRTRAELEEAWGNATTTRLRVALAVDPLNDNAIEKWLSSGSARRAAMLVATKGAHTGVQDYKEAVKQTRLATGDLRKLSP, encoded by the coding sequence GTGTGCGCCTCGATCCGCCTCATTTTCTGCATCGTTCCCGCACCTGAGGAGCCCAGCGTCGCCGAGATCCTCGCAGGATCGCCACCGAGCACGGCGTCACTCTCGCTACCATCGGCGAGGTCGCACGAAGTAAGCGGAGAAGCGGGGAGGCTTTGCCATGCGACTGTGGCTGCGGCTGCGGCTGGACGCTTTCGACCCATATCCGGGGGACACATGACGTCGACGCTTGCAGACGAGGGTCCGAGCGGCGCCGTCGCCGACGCCCGCCTCAAGGATTTCGTCCTGGCCCGCGCCGACGAGGACGCTGACCTCGATGAGGAAGCCCGCCTTGTCGTCCTGGCTGCCTTGGAGGGGCCGGGTGATCTGTCCGAAGTTCTCGGCGAAGGCGCCACGAGAACGGAGCTCGTCGACGCCCTCACCACACCCACCGGCGTCGCCGCCGAACCGGCCGGCGCGTACCTGACCTCGATCACCGTCGAGGGCTTTCGCGGCATCGGTCGGCAGACGAGGCTGCCGCTCAAGCCGGGTCCCGGCCTCACCGTCGTCGCTGGCCGCAACGGCTCCGGTAAGTCGACCCTCGCCGAGGGGCTAGAGCTCGCGCTCACCGGAACCAACTCCCGCTGGAAAAACAAGCCCGCGATCTGGTCCCAGGACTGGCGCAATCTGCATTCCGGCGACACATCGCAGATTCGCGTCGGCCTCGCGGAGGAAGGGGCGGGCGCCGCGGTGATCGGTGTCGACTGGCCGTCCGGAGATGTCCCAGTCAGCGAATGCGAGCGATGGGTTCAGCGCGCCGGCAAGAAGCAGGAAGACATCGCAACACTCGGGTGGGAAACCGCACTAGAGATGTACCGTCCGCTGCTGAGCTACGACGAGCTGAGCGGCATCCTCGAGGGCAGTCCCAGTGCGTTCTATGACCAGCTTTACAAGCTCCTCGGGCTCGAGCAGCTCAACGATGCGATAACGCGCCTCGATGTTGAAGTGAAGCAACTACGGCAACCCGCTGCCGACGTACGCAAGGCCCGGGATGCACTCAAGCCGAAGCTCGAATCCCACGAGGACCCCCGTGCCGCTTCGGCACTGGCACATGTCCGCAAGACCAAGCCAGACCTGGATGCGGTGCGACCGCTCATCACGGAAGGGACCGACGCGGCTGTGCCGCAGGCATGGCTACGCGCTGAGCGATTGACCGCGCGTGAACCCAACGACATCGCGCTCAAGTGCGACGCGTTGCGGTCTGCTGCTGAGAGCGAGCGCCAGGAGATGGAGCGATCTGACGCTCTTGCCGCCGACCGCGCCAAGCTCCTCGAGATGGGTCTCGGCTTTCACGAGCATTTCGGTGATCAGAAGTGTCCCGTATGCGGCCACGGGATCCTCGACGAGTCGTGGGCTGTCGCCGCGCGGGCAGCACTCGAACAAGATCAGGAAGCGGCGCAGGCCCTGACCGCAGCCCGCGCGGCGACCGCCCAAGCACGGTCGGCGGTGATGGCCGCCGTGCGCGAAGTCGCCGCGCCGCCGCCGGCTGACGCCGAGCTGACCACGCTGGGAGCCGCGCGCAAAGCGTACGACGCTTTCGTGAAACTACCGGCTGACGGCGAAGCCGCTCTGGCGGATCATGTCTCGGCTACCCTCGGACCGCTACGGCAGACCTATGCGACTCTGCGGCAGGAAGCCGCGCAACTGATCCAGCTCCGCGCAGACGCCTGGGGACCGATCGCGCTCGAGCTGGCCGAATGGGTCCGCAAGGCCGAAAGGGCCGCGGAAGCGGCGCCGAAACTGAAGGTCGCCGACGAGGCGCTCAAGTGGTTGCAGAGGAACGCCGGTGTGTTACGCAACGAGCGCATCGCGCCGCTGGCGGACGAGGCCAAACGTATTTGGGCCGCACTGCGGCAGGAAAGCAATGTCGACCTCGGTGAAATTCGCCTCGAAGGCCAGAACACATCGCGTCGCGTGGTGTTGAAGGCTGATGTGGACGGCTCCGACACCGACGCGTTCGGTGTCATGAGTCAGGGGGAATTGCAGGCTCTTTCGCTGGCGATCTTCATTCCGCGGGCCACTTCATCTTCGAGTCCCTTTCGGTTCCTCGTCCTCGACGACCCGATCCAAGCCATGGACCCATCGAAGATCGACGGCTTTCTCGAGGTGCTTGTGCGGCTCGCGGAGACCCGTCAAGTCGTCGTCTTTACCCACGACGACCGACTTCCATCCGCGATTCGCGTCTCTCGTGCTCCAGCGCGAATCGTAGAGCTAACCCGAGGCGCGAACTCCGTTGTCTCGGTTACGGAATCGACGCGACCGGCCGACCGTCTGCTCGACGACGCGTTTGCGATCGCGGTCGATGAAGCGGTTCCCGACGACATCAAGAAGAAGGCCGTTCCGGTGCTCTGTCGAGAAGCGGTCGAGGCGACCGCATGGGACGTGTATTCGTCACGTCTCTTGACGGAGGGTCGGACACGCGCCGAGCTTGAGGAAGCGTGGGGGAACGCAACCACGACCAGGCTGCGGGTGGCTCTGGCCGTTGATCCATTAAATGACAACGCTATTGAGAAGTGGCTGTCCAGCGGCTCGGCGCGTCGGGCGGCGATGTTGGTCGCGACCAAGGGTGCGCATACTGGTGTGCAGGATTACAAGGAGGCGGTCAAGCAGACGCGTCTGGCGACCGGTGACCTTCGGAAGCTATCGCCGTGA